The nucleotide window CTCGATTTCCCCTGCATACTTAAGTTCATCACTGATctcttcttcttttcttgtccTTGCTGTGATCTCAACCACAGCGTGGTTCATTTCAAACATTACCCAAAAGTGATCCCTTTTCTTCCATTCAAGGTGACTAACAGAAACAGGTTTGAAGatacccattgtcaccatagttTTCTGATTGGGGCAACATGCAGGGGAAGGTGTCAAATACACCTGACTTCTTAATATAGACAGAGGTAACCAGTGATACCTGGAGTTTGTAACAAGTACACAACATTTGCAATAGTTTTATGTCCATAAAGAGATGGCCATTCATTTGTCAGTCTGAACATAAAAGCAAAGTTTTAGGGAATCTGCTTGACATGTTTACGTTGTCTAAATAAAGCTGAGCTGGGAGTTTTATTCTATTCATTGTAACTTAGTTGTCTCTGGACAGTGTAGTCAGATTTGTCTCCCCTGTATTTGCAGTCTTTACCTGACCATCTTAGAAATTCACTAGCAGAGGATTTTTGTTGATGCAGGGGAGCATATTTGCAGAACCACAGAACGAATGTACCATGTAAATGGTGAAGCGGTGCGAGTTCATGCTACTAAAACATGCAAAGTGCAACTTTTTAGCAGTTGACAAACTTCAACGGCGTGTTTGGCCCCTTGTGGAGTTGTCGTCCGGCTTAAAGGAAAGCTGCCTCCACTGTGGATTCGCCCAGGGTGTATTATGGAACCAGACTTCGGAAGAGCGGTGGCCACAGGCTAGAAAGAGGGCTTCAAAAAAGCTTGAGCAAACCTTATTCATGCTGAGTTTGCAGCAATGAGAATATGTTTGAATTGACCCGGAAAGATATGAGATTCTGAAGGCAGCTGGCGGTAAAATTTTTTTTGAGGAATTTTAAGATCTTCTTCAGTCTTTTTCAGCTGTAGTTTTGTCAGCTGGATCTGTTCTGTACCTGAGCTTGCTCTGCTGATTTTGTTCTTGTAACCCTGTTTCCCCTTCTTCAATAAGATCAGCCGATGGCCTGGAGAGATCGTTAAACAAGATGAATAACAGCCAGAAATATGAACACACAGTTCTTCCAGTTGAGTAACCATCTACAACGATTACCCAGTCTCAACAACCATGTCAGCCAAGTCCAAAAAATCATGGGGAATAAGAAGAGGCATAAGGATCGAATGAGGTCACTATTCGGCGTTCCACAATAAAATCATTCCAATGGAAACATATAGGATAAGATCATTCCAATAAAATCATATCACAACGTTATTAATCATTGGGAGCAAACGAATCCAGTGTTCAACATCCCAGTTATTACAAACTATAGGGAACAATATTACAAGCCATAGGAAGCAAATAAATCCAGTGGTCACAATTCCACATTATTGCAATTCATTGAAAACAAATAAATGCATCATCATCATCCGCGATGCGTGATAGGTTGAGCACATGACGCCTAATGACAAGGCATACATAGGGCCGGTTACCACTACCCAGTCGATTGGCAGCATATCACAAGGATGGTCAGTCTTCTACTTCATCTCCATCCATACTTCCTGTTATTTTCATAGGTCAGCCAATGTATAACAAAAGTTAAGCAATAAGCATGCCGGTTCTTAACCTGAAAGAATGAGGCATCAAAGGGATACATAGATGTATGTACCTCACAAGGCCAGCGTTAGCAATGGCGCTTAACGTGAGTATCTGCACACCAACATGCTGAAGCTTTTGCCAGTTAGGATGACCTTCTAGTTTGCATGACTTCACCACATCATCGTCTCCCACCAAATGAAACTTCTTAAGAGAACGGGGAAGTTCTGGAAGCGATTTAAGATACCAGCAATTAATAATCTGCAAGCTCTCCAGCCACCTGAGGTCCTTCACATTGGCTGGCAAGTGGTCCCAGTTGCAGTGCGCAATGTTGAGTTCACGAAGATTAATGAAAACTTCAAACAGTTCTGGAGCAGGTCCCAATTGCTCGCAGTAGCTGAGATCAAGTTTCTTTAGGTACTTTGGGGCGCCGTTCTGCTCACTCAGCATCCAACTTGGGTACCACAGACTTTGGTAGTTCCAGATTAGCAGACTTTCAAGATGCTTGGGTGGGCAAAGAGCCTCAAGTACCTCTTGTTGAACTTGTGGTGTGCAAGTCATATCTCCTTCCCAGGACAGTTCCAGCTCTGTCAGTCCTTTCTTGTCAGCTAGCTTTGCATCATACTCCTCCCTCTTGTTTTTAACATTTCCAAGATTGCGGATTTTCAGAAGGCCCCGAAGCTTGTTTAGGTCCATCAGCTGGCTCAACTCATACCCACGCTGCTTCCTTACTTTGAATCGTTCAAATGTTTGTAATGATGTTAACCTGCTAATGTACGGAGCGCTAATTGTTAATGCGCCAATGATATGCCGCACGTTGGTGAGGTTACCCATATTTGTATCAGGAGAAAATTTTACAGAGCTAAAACCAAATGTTAGCACCTGCAGATGGTAAAGTTTGTCTAATGCTTTTGGTAATAACAGCTTTGCCCAGGGGATCACTAAACTAAGATAGCGTAGATGCATTAAATGACCAATAGTTTCTGGAATCTCCAAATCAATATTAACATTTGTGGCTTCTACAACCAGTACCCGCAATTTTCTCAGCTTCTTGAATACTTCCTCAAAGAATTTTGTGTTAACTGCTTCAAGCATGTTTGTTTCATCAATAATGAGACTGCATAGGTTTTCCAGATCAAAAATCTCCTTGGTAACTAATGTTGCATTTGCAACAAAAAGATGGCGAACATCATGAGGAACTTTTGTTCTCAAGCCATTCTCGATTCTGAAGCAATCACCCCCGGCCGCCTTCTCAGCCAAATCATGCATAAGATCATGGATGGAATAGACCAACTCCTCTTGTTGGTTGAGTGCGGCTGGTTGCACAAATGAGGTTGCCAGTAACTTGTGAAAGTAACCACGACCAACAGCTTCCATGTCTTCCTCTGCGTGTATGAACCCCTCTGCCACCCACAGTCTAACTAACTCATCTTGCTTCAGATGACGTCTTCTGGGGAAAATACTACAGTAAGCAAAGCATCGCCTAATTTGCTCATCAAGTTGCTTGTAACTCCACCATAGGGCCCCCGTGGTCTCATTCAGAAGGTCCCGATCTAGAACTTCTCTCCAAAATTGAACATCATTTTTTCTTTCGCGTAGTTGTGCCCCCACTGTACTGGCTGCTAGAGGTGATCCTTTCAACTTCTGTGAAATTTCAGCACCAATACTTCTGAGTTCTGCTCGATCTGGACCCTCTGCATTTGGATCTTCAAGGGCATAATACATGAACAGATCCAAGAAGACTTTGGAATCCAATTCACGTATTGCAAAAACATCACGTGCCACATCAGGACCCAGATCTGAAAATGCAGCTTTATCACGACTTGTTGCTAGGATCCTGCTTCCTACCGCTCCATCCATCAATGGAGAAAGTAACCTCGGTAGCTGCTTCGTAACGGCATCCTTATTGCACCAGATATCATCTAGTACCAAGAGAAATTGTTTGCCTTTTATTTTCTCCCTCAATTTTCCTTCCAGGACATCAAGGCTACTAGGAACTggttcttttcttttattcatgGATGAAGCTGCTTCAAGCATCTCCTTGAAAATTTCATGCAAGCTATAGTTCTGTGTAACCTGAATCCACATGACAAGGTTGAAATGCTTTGCACTTTTCTCATACTCGCAAACATGTTGTGCCAGGGTTGTCTTCCCAGATCCCGAAATGCCATGAACGCCAATTACTGAGAAACATTTTTTGTTACTTGAGCTTGGATTGACATCATGAAGCATTTCACTTATCCAATTACGATCCTCATCATCTCTGCCAGTTACCTTTACTGTTGGAACTGAAGTAGTGGGTGTATGTGTATCTTTGGCAGTATCAGTGTCACCCTTGCTTGACCGCTTTGTTAGTGCAATAATACCATGTGCTTTATCAATGAGTCTTTCTATCGTGTCCATATTGCCCTTCAAACGACGATTCAAATCTCCTGTGAGAGTAAAACCCGGTTCGACAAAAACATACTGCAAAAGAAACCAACATTTCAAATTCAAACGGCAAGTCCAAATGTCCAATACCAACATTTTTGGAACGTTGACAACCGTAAGTGAACGGTGGGACATTCATGCATGGCTAATACAAGTATTCATTCACGTGGCTTGGTTTGAGCTCGGTGTCGTGCACATGAAACTAAAAGGCTGTGTGCAGGTGGCAGTGACCTGAATAACAATGAGCGTCTCCCTGAGGACGAGGTAATCATTGCTTTCACTGTTAGTTTGTCCCTTGGTTATTCAATGTTCGGACAGTACTGATATTGTGGGTGGTATGCAGGATGCTTTATCTCACGAGAAGGATATTAATCACTAAGAGGGGCAAAGCTCTAGACAATGTCAGTGCCCTGTCTCTAATTGAGTACTGTCTACTGTATTTCCCTTTTCGTTTGTTGTGATTAAGCTATTATACATGCTATTGAAAAATGATGTAGGTATGTTCTCTACAATATGAATGTGTCGTAAGATTGTTCGCTGATGTTGTTTGTTTTTGGCCTTTTGATGCCACATCAATTCAGTTGAATTCACAGAAAGTTCCTTACAAAACTGCCGTAGGCTGTGTTTTGGCAAGCAGTCAGAATTTATGTTAATGGCATCCTCTGTATACGGTTCTGTTCCATATGATAAACTAATATGGTATAACGTGTCTTATTTTATACCTTTTGAAATAGTTTGTGCCCACAAAGTTTAGTGATTTACACCAATTTCTAAACATTATTCAAGTAGCCTAGCAAAGGCAGAAATCAAAGATGAATTCTCCCATGGCTTTTTGTTTATCTTCTTGTGTTAGCCTAATTTGCTCTTTCATATTTGTATAGCATTTATGCTGGATTATACCTCCACAGCACTTGCTTCAGGGGCTCTCAAGTGTTGTAAAGTTCAGTTGTGCTTGCCTGCTCAATATATGTGCAGCGTTTGATCACTAGTACAAAAAATAGGCATCAGCACCGTAAAGGCGCCACCTCCTCCTCGATCAAACTTTGTCGCCCAGCTGGCGGAAGTTGGGCTGATATTTGCCGATGACCACCTCAAGGAGGATCCACCCAGTGGCGGAGCTTCTTGGGGGCCAACCTGGGCCatgccccccccccacccccagCTCATAGGAAAACATGCACATATACCTTAATATTTGGTCTAATTTTCAAGTAAAATCAGCCTAAAGCAATCATGTTTGCCCCCCCCCTTCAGCCCATGCCCCCCCATAATTTCATCTCAAGCTCTGCCACTGGACCCACCCACACCGAAAAGGCGCACGCCCTATTATTTACGGTCTGCTGGGTGGGCGCCTAAGCTCCTGAAGTTATTCCCACCTCTACTGTCACCCATGATTCCATATAGGGCGAAgttaggggggagggggagtCATGGGCTCCCTCGCCAGCTGCGACCCTAGTGGCCGGCTCCGAAGAGCGCCCCACAGCGGCGACCACAACCGCACCAAAGAAGCGACGTGTGACTCATTGTACCGGGTATGGTTGTAGGGCAACGTAGCATTAATTGAGGTTAATTTGTAAATCAGAAGTTATCTTTTGATCAGAACCAAATGATCTAAATGGAATACATGCAATAGATCTAAATCCATAAGTTATTTTTCATGAAATGGTTATTCTGTTAAGTCTAATCGTTTGTATTGTACTAAAACGTATTGGAGGCGGTTTTTGCTgggtaaggccaactccaaccaTGGATGCAATTTGTCCAGTTTTGTCCGTTTGGAGCTGCGCGGGCAAAAAACACCACCCAAGCATAGACCCATCCtaattttcttttctgttttgtGTCCGTTCAGACCCATCTTCAGACTAAATTTACTCGCGATTAGGGTCCGAAGCGGACACAAGCCAGACATTTTCTGCTGCATCTGCCAGCTACCTGGGCCTCCTCCCGTGCCATGGGCAGAGCAGCGGCGGTGGAGGCTAGTGCGTATGCGGGCGAGCACGCGTGGCCGCCCTCTTCATGCTCTCTTCCTGCACGTTCATGGCGGAGTGAGGCGACGCCGGTCCTCCACACCGACGGCCATCAGGAGCTCTCTCCGGTCCGATTCGTGGAGAAGCTCCCATGCCTAAGCTCGTTGTTGACTCCGGCGGCGGCCGTCCGGGCTGTGTTCGACAAAATGCCAAAGCCGGACACTTTCTA belongs to Triticum urartu cultivar G1812 chromosome 7, Tu2.1, whole genome shotgun sequence and includes:
- the LOC125518126 gene encoding putative disease resistance protein RGA4; translated protein: MDTIERLIDKAHGIIALTKRSSKGDTDTAKDTHTPTTSVPTVKVTGRDDEDRNWISEMLHDVNPSSSNKKCFSVIGVHGISGSGKTTLAQHVCEYEKSAKHFNLVMWIQVTQNYSLHEIFKEMLEAASSMNKRKEPVPSSLDVLEGKLREKIKGKQFLLVLDDIWCNKDAVTKQLPRLLSPLMDGAVGSRILATSRDKAAFSDLGPDVARDVFAIRELDSKVFLDLFMYYALEDPNAEGPDRAELRSIGAEISQKLKGSPLAASTVGAQLRERKNDVQFWREVLDRDLLNETTGALWWSYKQLDEQIRRCFAYCSIFPRRRHLKQDELVRLWVAEGFIHAEEDMEAVGRGYFHKLLATSFVQPAALNQQEELVYSIHDLMHDLAEKAAGGDCFRIENGLRTKVPHDVRHLFVANATLVTKEIFDLENLCSLIIDETNMLEAVNTKFFEEVFKKLRKLRVLVVEATNVNIDLEIPETIGHLMHLRYLSLVIPWAKLLLPKALDKLYHLQVLTFGFSSVKFSPDTNMGNLTNVRHIIGALTISAPYISRLTSLQTFERFKVRKQRGYELSQLMDLNKLRGLLKIRNLGNVKNKREEYDAKLADKKGLTELELSWEGDMTCTPQVQQEVLEALCPPKHLESLLIWNYQSLWYPSWMLSEQNGAPKYLKKLDLSYCEQLGPAPELFEVFINLRELNIAHCNWDHLPANVKDLRWLESLQIINCWYLKSLPELPRSLKKFHLVGDDDVVKSCKLEGHPNWQKLQHVGVQILTLSAIANAGLVRPSADLIEEGETGLQEQNQQSKLRYRTDPADKTTAEKD